In the genome of Candidatus Omnitrophota bacterium, one region contains:
- the ruvC gene encoding crossover junction endodeoxyribonuclease RuvC, which produces MVILGIDPAINTTGYGVIDFGKNSLRLLEAGVITTSGKNDIASRLGKIYSEVSALIKETNPKIMVLEKIYSHYQYPTISYMLGQARGVICLACSTCRITMVEYAATRVKKAIVGNGLASKHQVQHMIANILGIKDLPKYTDVTDALGLAVAHCYISKRVL; this is translated from the coding sequence ATGGTGATCTTAGGGATTGACCCGGCGATAAATACCACCGGTTACGGCGTAATTGATTTTGGAAAAAACAGTTTACGCCTTTTGGAGGCGGGGGTAATTACCACTTCCGGGAAAAATGATATCGCTTCAAGGCTGGGTAAGATCTATTCTGAAGTATCAGCCTTGATTAAAGAAACAAATCCTAAGATAATGGTGCTTGAAAAGATCTATTCACATTATCAGTATCCGACTATTTCATATATGCTTGGCCAAGCAAGAGGAGTAATTTGTTTAGCCTGCTCTACCTGCCGTATTACGATGGTTGAATACGCGGCAACAAGAGTAAAAAAAGCTATTGTCGGAAACGGCCTGGCGTCAAAACATCAAGTGCAGCATATGATTGCCAATATACTGGGCATCAAGGACCTGCCCAAATATACTGATGTTACCGATGCCTTAGGCTTAGCGGTTGCGCATTGTTACATATCCAAGAGGGTATTATGA